A genome region from Canis lupus dingo isolate Sandy chromosome 7, ASM325472v2, whole genome shotgun sequence includes the following:
- the ANKRD45 gene encoding ankyrin repeat domain-containing protein 45 isoform X4 — MGSHLPQVFLVLMEPEGPPESESSEKSIFFSQQEEEGEEEEDEEGKEPEETGTVNPLLQPALTGDVEGLQKIFEDPENPHHEQAMQLLLEEDIVGRNLLYAACMAGQSDVIRALAKYGVNLNEKTTRENISCVIEKNVYSALRWNVLNISVKSSLVQCVIQSPYFLIDLLRRSVHCCYTLLHCAAAWGRLETLKALVELDVDIEALNFREERARDVAARYSQTECVEFLDWADELGRFPGPEASASPIPGISSQRLLVSRTDQPQRLSGASRKVY; from the exons ATGGGTTCGCACTTG ccTCAGGTATTTTTGGTGTTAATGGAGCCAGAAGGACCTCCTGAATCAGAGAGTTCAGAAAAGTCAATATTTTTCTCACagcaagaagaagaaggagaagaagaagaagatgaagaagggaaagaaCCAGAGGAAACAGGCACTGTTAATCCTCTCTTACAACCTGCTCTCACAGGGGATGTAGAAGGTTTGCAGAAGATTTTTGAGGATCCTGAGAACCCTCATCATGAACAGGCCATGCAGCTACTCTTGGAAGAAGACATCGTTGGGAGAAATTTGTTGTATGCGGCTTGCATGGCTGGGCAAAGTGATGTGATTAGAGCTTTGGCAAAGTATGGTGTGAATCTGAATGAAAAAACCACCAGag AGAATATTTCATGTgtaattgagaagaatgtgtattctgctttacgatggaatgttctgaatatatctgtgaagtccagtctggtccagtgtgtcattcaaagcccttattttcttattgatctgcttagaagatctgtccattgct GTTACACACTCTTACATTGTGCTGCAGCCTGGGGTCGTTTGGAAACTTTGAAAGCACTAGTGGAGTTGGATGTTGATATAGAAGCTCTGAACTTCCGAGAAGAAAGAGCTCGAGATGTTGCTGCTCGGTATTCCCAGACTGAGTGTGTTGAATTCCTGGACTGGGCAG ATGAACTGGGAAGATTTCCTGGCCCGGAGGCCTCTGCCTCACCCATTCCCGGGATATCATCACAAAGGCTCTTGGTGTCAAGAACAGACCAACCACAACGATTGAGTGGTGCAAGtaggaaagtttattaa
- the TEX50 gene encoding testis-expressed protein 50, which translates to MSIQGLSLTFSLLFICFLRESFCICDGTIWTKVGWEIFPEEMHYLKVKPSPSHCLPYPLDKLCCNFANMDIFQGSLHLLYILVQALFLILSVLSVHYLWMKWKKHQKKLKKTASTDTFGNDLENQSIYDIDQILCRLVATTSMMTKYLNQVSHHPPAKKVKHRKLKRKKYEGGEGARGY; encoded by the exons ATGTCCATTCAAGGACTATCCCTGACATTTTCTCTGTTGTTTATCTGCTTCCTTAGGGAGAGCTTCTGCATTTGTGATGGAACAATCTGGACAAAGGTCGGATGGGAGATTTTTCCAGAAGAAATGCATTATCTGAAAGTTAAGCCTTCTCCATCTCACTGTCTACCTTACCCTCTGGACAAACTATGCTGTAATTTTGCTAATATGGATATATTTCAGGGTTCTTTACATCTCCTTTATATTTTAGTACAAGCTCTCTTTTTAATCTTGTCTGTTTTATCTGTGCATTACCTgtggatgaaatggaaaaaacatcaaaaaaag ctgAAAAAAACAGCCTCCACAGATACATTTGGTAATGACCTGGAAAATCAGTCCATCTATGACATTGATCAAATACTCTGCCGGCTGGTGGCCACAACATCAATGATGACCAAGTACCTGAATCAGGTGTCCCATCATCCTCCAGCTAAGAAAGTCAAGCACCGAAAACTAAAGAGGAAGAAGtatgaaggaggagaaggagccagGGGATACTAG